A region from the Lysobacter antibioticus genome encodes:
- a CDS encoding NAD(P)H-binding protein, which translates to MYVVMGATGRTGHRIVEQLLQAGAPVRALGRSRERLAPLAAAGAEIRAGDQADAGFLADAFKGADAAYTLLPYELGARGYDAAQDRQGEAIASALRRSGLRHCIALSSLGADLAVGTGPIMSMRRQEQRLRDIEGVNLLVLRAGAFMENFYGSLEVVRALGFNGDAFAADFAMPMIAARDIGDAAAQALLARDWNGQVVRELLGQRDLGYAEATRILGQRIGLPDLAYVRLEGREALDALIQGGFAPDLAALYVELAHTISAGKVRSLEGRNPGNTTPTSFEVFTEELAEAYRAM; encoded by the coding sequence ATGTACGTCGTCATGGGCGCCACCGGCCGCACCGGCCATCGCATCGTTGAACAACTGCTGCAGGCCGGCGCGCCGGTGCGCGCACTGGGCCGTTCGCGCGAGCGCCTGGCGCCGCTCGCTGCGGCCGGCGCCGAAATCCGCGCCGGCGACCAGGCCGATGCCGGCTTCCTCGCCGATGCCTTCAAGGGCGCGGACGCGGCGTATACCTTGTTGCCTTACGAACTCGGCGCGCGGGGCTACGATGCCGCGCAGGACCGCCAGGGCGAAGCGATCGCGAGCGCGTTGCGGCGCAGCGGCCTGCGCCATTGCATCGCCTTGAGCAGCCTCGGCGCCGACTTGGCCGTGGGCACCGGCCCGATCATGAGCATGCGGCGGCAAGAGCAGCGCCTGCGCGATATCGAAGGCGTGAATCTGCTGGTCCTGCGCGCCGGTGCGTTCATGGAGAATTTCTACGGCTCGCTCGAAGTCGTCCGTGCGCTCGGTTTCAACGGCGATGCCTTCGCCGCCGATTTCGCCATGCCGATGATCGCTGCGCGCGACATCGGCGATGCTGCCGCGCAGGCCTTATTGGCGCGCGACTGGAACGGGCAGGTGGTGCGCGAGCTGCTGGGTCAGCGCGACCTCGGTTATGCCGAAGCCACGCGCATCCTCGGCCAACGCATCGGCCTGCCGGACTTGGCCTATGTGCGGCTGGAAGGGCGGGAGGCATTGGATGCGCTGATACAGGGCGGCTTCGCCCCGGATCTGGCGGCGCTGTACGTCGAACTCGCGCATACGATCAGCGCCGGCAAGGTGCGGTCGCTGGAAGGGCGCAATCCCGGCAACACCACGCCGACTTCGTTCGAGGTTTTCACCGAGGAACTGGCCGAGGCCTATCGGGCGATGTGA
- a CDS encoding AraC family transcriptional regulator, whose protein sequence is MNAPDAWSPVDPLGEALHSLRMSGAFYCRSEFTAPWGLALPAMPHSLMLHVVTEGECWLQIEGHEPLLLQPFDLLMVPHGLGHTLVSRPGTLATPLFDLPRDYSAERYEVIRQGGGGAATGLVCSAVRFDHPAAHRLISLLPALIHIRNAQAQPNGVHTEWIRSTLQFVAAEARDLRPGGETVITRLADVLVIQVIRTWIERDPAAQSGWLGALQDRQIGRAIAQIHREPARAWTLASMAQIAAMSRSAFAARFNELVGEPAMHYLARWRMQVALTWLREGDRAITDMAEQLGYQSEAAFSRAFKRVMGIAPSAARHGIEAAPK, encoded by the coding sequence ATGAACGCTCCCGACGCTTGGTCTCCGGTCGATCCACTCGGCGAAGCCCTGCATTCGCTGCGCATGAGCGGCGCGTTCTACTGCCGCTCGGAGTTCACCGCGCCATGGGGTCTGGCGCTGCCGGCGATGCCGCACAGCCTGATGCTGCACGTGGTCACCGAAGGCGAATGCTGGCTGCAGATCGAAGGCCACGAACCGCTGTTGCTGCAACCCTTCGACCTGCTGATGGTTCCGCACGGGCTCGGCCACACCCTGGTCAGCCGGCCCGGCACCCTGGCGACGCCTTTGTTCGACTTGCCCCGCGATTATTCGGCCGAGCGCTACGAAGTCATCCGCCAGGGCGGCGGCGGCGCGGCCACCGGCCTGGTCTGCAGCGCGGTGCGTTTCGACCATCCCGCTGCGCACCGCCTGATTTCGTTGCTACCGGCGCTGATCCACATCCGCAATGCGCAGGCGCAACCGAACGGGGTGCATACCGAATGGATCCGCAGCACCCTGCAATTCGTCGCCGCGGAGGCGCGCGACCTGCGCCCAGGCGGCGAAACCGTGATCACCCGCCTCGCCGACGTGCTGGTGATCCAGGTCATCCGCACTTGGATCGAACGCGACCCCGCGGCGCAGAGCGGTTGGCTCGGCGCCCTGCAGGACCGCCAGATCGGCCGCGCGATCGCCCAGATCCATCGCGAACCGGCGCGCGCCTGGACCCTGGCGTCGATGGCGCAGATCGCGGCGATGTCGCGCTCGGCCTTCGCCGCGCGCTTCAACGAGCTGGTCGGCGAGCCGGCCATGCATTACCTGGCGCGGTGGCGCATGCAAGTCGCCCTGACCTGGTTGCGCGAGGGCGACCGCGCCATCACCGACATGGCCGAGCAACTGGGCTATCAGTCGGAAGCGGCCTTCAGCCGTGCCTTCAAGCGGGTCATGGGGATCGCGCCGAGCGCGGCGCGACACGGCATCGAGGCCGCGCCGAAATAA
- a CDS encoding cytochrome D1 domain-containing protein — protein sequence MSRVVCLILLLAAAMPAFSGELLVGNKSADTVWRLSLDDGRKLGEFATGQAPHEIAVSHDGATALVANYGSRETPGNTLSVLDLRSGKPPRIIDLGRHGRPHGLRFLPGDREALATTEASGHLLRIDLAGGKVVAEIEMGEGRGHMVAVSADGKTAYVSKIDRGTVSRVDLNSNAKSAEVEAGKGAEGIAVRPGSDEVWVGNREAGTVTVHDARTLALRKTLPSPGFPIRVAFTADGRHALVSNARAATLSVFDARRKKALAPIALSREGSEYRDTLLGRAALPIGVVADPKRPRVYVAISGGDEVAVIDRKTWKPIAYWKTGREPDALALSLLGD from the coding sequence ATGTCCCGTGTCGTATGCCTGATCCTCCTGCTCGCCGCCGCCATGCCGGCGTTTTCGGGCGAGTTGTTGGTCGGCAACAAATCCGCCGATACCGTCTGGCGGCTGTCGCTCGACGATGGCCGCAAGCTCGGCGAATTCGCCACCGGCCAGGCGCCGCACGAAATCGCGGTCAGCCACGACGGCGCCACCGCGCTGGTGGCGAACTACGGCAGCCGGGAAACGCCGGGCAATACGCTGAGCGTATTGGATCTGCGAAGCGGCAAGCCGCCGCGCATCATCGATCTCGGCCGCCACGGCCGCCCGCATGGCTTGCGCTTCCTGCCGGGCGATCGCGAAGCGCTGGCGACCACCGAGGCCTCGGGTCATCTGCTGCGCATCGATCTGGCCGGCGGTAAGGTCGTCGCCGAGATCGAGATGGGCGAGGGGCGCGGCCACATGGTCGCGGTGTCGGCCGACGGCAAGACCGCCTACGTCAGCAAGATCGACCGAGGCACTGTCAGTCGCGTCGATCTGAACAGCAATGCCAAGAGCGCGGAAGTCGAGGCGGGCAAGGGCGCCGAAGGCATCGCGGTACGGCCCGGCAGCGACGAAGTCTGGGTCGGCAATCGCGAAGCCGGTACCGTCACCGTGCACGATGCGCGCACGCTCGCGTTGCGCAAGACCTTGCCGAGCCCGGGCTTCCCGATTCGTGTCGCGTTTACGGCCGATGGCCGCCACGCCCTGGTCAGCAACGCACGCGCGGCGACCTTGTCGGTGTTCGATGCGCGGCGCAAGAAAGCGCTGGCGCCGATCGCGCTGTCGCGCGAAGGCAGCGAGTACCGCGACACCTTGCTCGGTCGCGCCGCCTTGCCGATCGGCGTGGTGGCCGACCCGAAGCGTCCGCGGGTCTATGTCGCGATCAGCGGCGGCGACGAGGTCGCGGTGATCGACCGCAAGACCTGGAAACCGATCGCCTACTGGAAGACCGGGCGCGAGCCCGATGCGCTGGCCTTGTCGCTGCTCGGGGATTGA